The Martelella sp. AD-3 genome includes a region encoding these proteins:
- a CDS encoding helix-turn-helix domain-containing protein produces MFSIGELSRRTGVKVPTIRYYEQSGLIAPAERSEGNQRRYGREEESRLAFIRHARDLGISLDAIRELLELSAHPETPCDRADAIARDHLALVREKIARLKRLETELARIAGHCDADAVGECYVIRSLADHGLCAEEHA; encoded by the coding sequence ATGTTTTCCATCGGCGAGCTTTCGCGGCGCACCGGCGTCAAGGTGCCGACCATCCGCTATTACGAGCAGAGCGGGCTGATTGCGCCGGCGGAACGGTCCGAGGGCAATCAGCGCCGTTACGGGCGGGAGGAGGAGAGCCGGCTCGCCTTCATCCGTCATGCCCGCGACCTTGGCATCTCGCTTGATGCGATCCGCGAATTGCTGGAGCTTTCCGCGCATCCCGAAACCCCGTGTGATCGCGCCGATGCGATTGCCCGCGACCACCTCGCCCTCGTGCGCGAGAAGATCGCGCGGCTGAAACGGCTGGAGACGGAACTGGCGCGGATCGCCGGTCATTGCGACGCCGACGCTGTCGGCGAATGCTATGTCATCCGTTCGCTCGCCGACCACGGCCTGTGCGCGGAGGAGCATGCGTGA
- a CDS encoding MarR family winged helix-turn-helix transcriptional regulator encodes MTHDDDRQPRLDDQLCFAVYATEHAFARAYKPLLSKLGLTYPQYLVMMVLWEHRTLSVNAIGARLGLDSGTLSPLLKRLETAGLIARRRAADDERRVEITLTPKGLAMREDAETVGRSIAQKTGCTAEEARALHARLNALRQHLLESEE; translated from the coding sequence ATGACCCATGATGACGACCGCCAGCCCCGGCTTGATGACCAGCTCTGTTTTGCCGTCTATGCCACCGAGCACGCCTTCGCGCGCGCCTACAAGCCGCTCCTGTCGAAGCTCGGCCTGACCTATCCGCAATATCTGGTGATGATGGTCCTTTGGGAACACCGCACGCTGTCGGTCAACGCCATCGGCGCGCGGCTGGGGCTCGACAGCGGCACGCTGTCCCCGCTTCTGAAGCGGCTGGAAACGGCAGGCCTGATCGCCAGGCGCCGGGCGGCCGACGACGAGCGCCGGGTCGAGATCACGCTGACGCCGAAAGGCCTGGCGATGCGCGAAGATGCCGAGACCGTCGGCCGGTCAATCGCGCAGAAAACGGGCTGCACGGCGGAAGAGGCCCGCGCGCTGCACGCCCGGCTGAACGCGCTGCGGCAGCATCTCCTGGAGAGCGAGGAATAG
- a CDS encoding organic hydroperoxide resistance protein: protein MKTLYTTKAISTGGREGTARTEDGAFEVNLALPKEMGGPGGEGANPEQLFAAGYAACFNSALHNVAAKKKVKLPKETTVSATVGVGPRDDGEGFGITAELTISIPGLDRETAENLVHQAHIVCPYSHALRVNYEVPVSLAE from the coding sequence ATCAAGACGCTTTACACCACCAAGGCCATTTCAACCGGCGGCCGCGAAGGCACGGCCCGCACCGAAGACGGCGCATTCGAAGTCAATCTCGCCCTGCCGAAGGAAATGGGCGGTCCGGGCGGCGAAGGAGCCAATCCCGAGCAGCTTTTCGCCGCCGGCTATGCCGCCTGCTTCAACTCCGCGCTTCACAATGTCGCCGCCAAGAAGAAGGTCAAGCTTCCCAAGGAAACGACCGTATCGGCGACCGTCGGCGTCGGCCCGCGCGACGATGGCGAAGGTTTCGGCATCACCGCGGAACTCACCATCTCCATTCCGGGCCTCGATCGTGAGACCGCGGAAAATCTCGTCCATCAGGCCCATATCGTTTGCCCCTACAGCCATGCGCTCCGGGTGAACTACGAGGTTCCGGTTTCTCTCGCCGAATAA
- a CDS encoding cation transporter, which yields MSACCGQATFDGMSEAYKKRLKIVILLNAAMFIVEMAAGQAARSQALQADALDFLADALTYGISMAVIGASLKTRSVAAAFKGASLLLMGLWVFGSTVWRFFAAGVPEAPVMGVIGLMALAANLATVLLLVSYKDGDANVRSVWLCSRNDAIGNVAVMVAALGVWGSSAAWPDLAVAFVMASLFLSSAFQILAQSWREFRAGEAEAGAPNPPAEDACCERTCCDSRSESRPA from the coding sequence ATGAGCGCATGCTGCGGACAAGCCACTTTCGACGGCATGTCGGAAGCCTACAAGAAAAGACTGAAGATCGTCATCCTTCTCAACGCGGCGATGTTCATCGTCGAAATGGCGGCGGGCCAGGCGGCGCGGTCGCAGGCTCTCCAGGCAGACGCGCTCGACTTTCTCGCCGACGCGCTGACTTACGGCATCTCCATGGCGGTGATCGGCGCCTCTCTGAAGACACGGTCCGTGGCCGCCGCTTTCAAGGGCGCGAGCCTGTTGCTGATGGGTCTCTGGGTGTTCGGGTCGACCGTATGGCGGTTTTTCGCCGCCGGCGTGCCGGAAGCGCCGGTGATGGGCGTCATCGGTCTGATGGCGCTTGCCGCCAACCTCGCCACGGTGCTGCTGCTCGTCAGCTACAAGGATGGCGACGCCAATGTCCGCTCCGTCTGGCTCTGCTCGCGCAATGACGCGATCGGCAATGTGGCGGTGATGGTCGCGGCCCTCGGCGTCTGGGGCTCGAGCGCCGCCTGGCCGGACCTCGCCGTCGCCTTCGTCATGGCCAGCCTGTTCCTCTCCTCCGCCTTCCAGATCCTGGCCCAGTCATGGCGGGAATTCCGCGCGGGCGAAGCAGAGGCGGGCGCGCCGAACCCGCCTGCCGAAGACGCGTGCTGCGAGAGGACCTGCTGCGACAGCCGGAGCGAGAGCCGACCCGCCTGA
- a CDS encoding asparaginase → MVNPVLVEVTRGALVESRHRGMIAVADAAGGVVYAAGDIDAAVFPRSACKAIQALPLVESGAADAYGFGNRELALSASSHSGEDAHAALAGEMLAKAGRGAEDLECGAHWSFQQPVLIHQARTREMPDALCNNCSGKHAGFVCACSHQGIDPKGYTAYDHPLQAQIREAMADVTGAFVGADVCGIDGCNIPTYAVPLKSLARGFARMATGEGLSPARARAARRILDAAMAEPYYVAGTGRACTALMEMAPGRIFAKTGAEGVFCAALPEKGLGIALKCEDGTTRAAEAMVAAVLARQLADDAALSERLRQMADSGLKNWNGTEVGRVRAVLP, encoded by the coding sequence ATGGTCAATCCTGTTCTGGTCGAGGTGACGCGCGGCGCGCTCGTCGAGAGCCGCCATCGCGGCATGATCGCGGTTGCCGATGCCGCGGGCGGCGTGGTCTATGCCGCCGGCGATATCGATGCGGCGGTGTTTCCCCGCTCGGCCTGCAAGGCGATCCAGGCGCTGCCGCTCGTTGAAAGCGGGGCGGCGGACGCCTATGGCTTCGGCAATCGCGAGCTCGCGCTCTCCGCCTCTTCCCATTCGGGCGAAGATGCCCATGCGGCCCTTGCGGGCGAGATGCTCGCCAAAGCGGGACGCGGCGCGGAGGATCTGGAATGCGGGGCGCACTGGTCATTCCAGCAGCCGGTCCTCATCCATCAGGCCCGCACGCGTGAAATGCCGGATGCGCTTTGCAACAATTGCTCCGGCAAGCATGCCGGCTTCGTCTGCGCCTGCAGCCATCAGGGCATCGATCCAAAAGGGTATACCGCTTACGACCATCCGCTTCAGGCGCAGATCCGCGAGGCGATGGCGGATGTGACCGGCGCGTTCGTCGGCGCCGATGTCTGCGGCATCGACGGCTGCAATATTCCCACCTATGCCGTGCCGCTGAAATCGCTTGCCCGGGGCTTTGCCCGCATGGCGACGGGCGAGGGGCTTTCGCCGGCGCGCGCCCGCGCCGCGCGGCGCATCCTCGATGCGGCGATGGCCGAGCCCTATTATGTCGCCGGCACGGGCCGGGCCTGCACGGCTCTGATGGAAATGGCGCCCGGCCGCATCTTCGCCAAGACCGGCGCGGAAGGCGTTTTCTGCGCGGCGCTGCCGGAAAAGGGGCTCGGCATCGCGCTCAAATGCGAGGACGGGACGACGCGCGCCGCCGAGGCCATGGTGGCCGCCGTTCTCGCAAGGCAACTTGCCGATGACGCGGCGCTCTCGGAGCGCCTGCGGCAGATGGCCGATTCCGGGCTGAAGAACTGGAACGGCACGGAAGTTGGCAGGGTGCGCGCCGTTCTGCCCTGA
- a CDS encoding GNAT family N-acetyltransferase, giving the protein MTEDQDEISLERPALMTIRKAVETDIPQLLDMIGLLAAFHGDAVEANAEGLKRDLFGPAPWVTALVADGGSQLLGYALLTPLYRAQQGLRGMDLHHLFVRDGHRSHGVGQHLIARARDFAKAAGCAYLSVSAATGNTKAHQFYQQMEFVARPVTGMRYLQSLA; this is encoded by the coding sequence ATGACCGAAGACCAAGACGAAATCTCGCTGGAACGACCCGCACTGATGACCATCAGGAAAGCGGTCGAAACCGATATTCCCCAATTGCTCGACATGATCGGCCTTCTGGCCGCCTTTCACGGCGACGCCGTGGAGGCGAACGCCGAAGGGCTGAAGCGCGACCTGTTCGGGCCGGCGCCCTGGGTAACGGCGCTCGTCGCCGACGGCGGTTCCCAGCTTCTCGGATATGCGCTTCTGACCCCGCTCTACCGCGCCCAGCAGGGCCTGCGCGGCATGGACCTGCATCATCTCTTTGTGCGCGACGGCCATCGCAGCCATGGCGTCGGCCAGCATCTGATTGCCCGCGCGCGCGACTTCGCCAAGGCGGCGGGTTGCGCCTATCTCTCCGTCAGCGCCGCCACGGGCAACACCAAGGCGCACCAGTTCTACCAGCAGATGGAGTTTGTCGCCCGGCCGGTGACGGGCATGCGCTATCTGCAGTCGCTCGCCTGA
- a CDS encoding branched-chain amino acid aminotransferase, translated as MAVDTSPSSETWTHVDGEWLPGNPPLIGPTSHAMWLASTVFDGARFFEGMAPDLDEHCKRINRSARALGLEPTHTPEEIEALVWEGLKRFKGAEAVYIKPMYWAEHGLAGLVPPDPASTRFALCLFETPMRSTVPVRLTLSPFRRPSPEVAMTHAKAGSLYPNSGRMMLEARARGFDNALACDMNGNVAETASANIFLVKDGIPMTPADNGCFLAGITRRRILKLFRENGIPAEERTLTVKDFMEADELFMTGNYNKVVPVTRLDDRDYDLGPMAKKAMALYMDWARANCK; from the coding sequence ATGGCAGTCGATACTTCCCCGTCATCGGAAACCTGGACCCATGTCGATGGCGAATGGCTTCCCGGCAATCCGCCGCTGATCGGCCCGACCTCGCATGCGATGTGGCTTGCCTCGACCGTGTTTGACGGCGCACGCTTCTTCGAGGGCATGGCGCCCGATCTCGACGAGCACTGCAAGCGCATCAACCGCTCGGCGCGGGCGCTTGGCCTTGAGCCGACCCATACGCCCGAGGAGATCGAGGCGCTGGTGTGGGAGGGGCTGAAACGCTTCAAGGGGGCGGAGGCCGTCTACATCAAGCCGATGTACTGGGCCGAGCACGGCCTTGCCGGCCTCGTGCCGCCCGATCCGGCCTCCACGCGGTTCGCGCTCTGCCTGTTCGAGACGCCGATGCGCTCCACCGTGCCGGTGCGTCTCACGCTGTCGCCCTTCCGCCGTCCTTCGCCGGAAGTGGCGATGACCCATGCCAAGGCCGGCAGCCTCTACCCGAATTCCGGACGGATGATGCTGGAAGCGCGGGCCCGCGGTTTCGACAATGCGCTTGCCTGCGACATGAACGGCAATGTCGCCGAAACGGCCTCCGCCAACATCTTCCTCGTCAAGGACGGCATCCCGATGACGCCGGCCGACAATGGCTGCTTCCTGGCGGGCATCACCCGCCGCCGCATCCTCAAGCTCTTCCGCGAGAACGGCATCCCCGCCGAGGAGCGCACGCTGACGGTGAAGGACTTCATGGAAGCCGACGAGCTGTTCATGACCGGCAATTACAACAAGGTGGTTCCCGTCACCAGGCTTGATGACCGTGACTATGATCTCGGCCCGATGGCGAAGAAGGCGATGGCGCTTTATATGGACTGGGCCCGGGCCAACTGCAAATAG